The Papaver somniferum cultivar HN1 chromosome 3, ASM357369v1, whole genome shotgun sequence genome includes a region encoding these proteins:
- the LOC113360518 gene encoding uncharacterized protein LOC113360518, which yields MRFKDHIPEDRDYEKEDSSSDGDVDAITETHLFKMIEKVMSKNLSREEKMERLHRAAGAPFKLNIREFWSPMNFQVQKMPEFDEKTDDPYQHVLHYETAMTLWQFNNELMCKMFPQSLIGGAITWFNQLLAQSIGTYHELVGSFCSQYKYNKRDRKGCHALFLLGTRKEESIRQFTRRFKQELADVDGANDQVVITAYKQAYQHDQRGVYGSLVKRPPNTLEELYDRAEEYARVEDDSKAQEEVNRSSNHPNDGKKYKSKNRSSGQHNDRGEVREKNQGERMETGYQKYHDMKMTPLNIWLTELYEKISKDIEVQRMIDVGKLREYMKKDFVKGPGNVNGAEIRELGCTNIEFSETYMIGVYAPHNDAIVITAWIGLFRVHQILVDTGSSGSVLFSGAYSSMNLPHDLIEEDGNPIIGFSGEVTKTIGKVKIPITVDDKSVLGNFLVLDCQDPYNAIVGRDWLHEIGAVTSSYHQCLKFIAPEGVVKVRSDHMASHKCHESVTDEYKKSEVSGNQIMRVDHK from the exons ATGAGATTTAAAGATCATATTCCAGAGGACCGAGATTATGAGAAGGAAGACAGTTCCTCAGATGGCGATGTGGACGCAATAACAGAAACTCACCttttcaagatgatcgagaaAGTAATGTCGAAAAATCTTTCCAGAGAGGAAAAGATGGAAAGGTTGCATCGAGCCGCTGGGGCTCCTTTCAAACTGAATATCAGAGAATTCTGGTCGCCAATGAATTTTCAGGTTCAAAAGATGCCAGAATTCGACGAGAAAACAGATGATCCATATCAGCATGTTTTACACTACGAAACTGCCATGACTCTGTGGCAGTTCAACAATGAGTTGATGTGCAAGATGTTTCCTCAGTCACTGATTGGAGGAGCAATAACGTGGTTCAATCAGCTCCTGGCACAGTCAATCGGTACTTACCATGAGCTGGTTGGATCATTCTGCTCTCAATACAAGTACAACAAACGGGATCGGAAGGGATGCCACGCATTGTTCCTTCTAGGAACTCGGAAGGAGGAAAGCATCAGACAGTTCACTCGACGCTTCAAGCAAGAGTTGGCCGATGTGGATGGAGCCAACGATCAAGTTGTCATTACAGCCTACAAACAGGCATACCAACATGATCAAAGAGGTGTGTACGGTTCCTTGGTCAAGAGACCACCAAATACTTTGGAAGAACTATATGATCGAGCAGAAGAATACGCTCGAGTGGAGGATGATTCTAAAGCTCAAGAAGAAGTTAACAGATCATCCAATCATCCAAATGATGGGAAAAAATACAAGTCAAAGAATCGTTCGAGTGGACAACATAACGATCGAGGTGAAGTTCGAGAGAAAAACCAGGGGGAACGAATGGAAACTGGATATCAGAAATATCATGATATGAAGATGACACCATTGAACATATGGCTTACAGAGTTGTATGAGAAAATAAGCAAGGAT ATCGAGGTCCAGCGAATGATAGATGTTGGAAAGCTACGAGAGTACATGAAAAAGGATTTCGTGAAAGGTCCTGGAAA TGTAAATGGAGCAGAAATTCGGGAGCTTGGGTGCACAAATATCGAGTTCTCTGAAACATACATGATAGGTGTATATGCTCCACACAATGATGCTATCGTTATAACTGCTTGGATTGGCCTGTTTCGTGTACACCAGATTCTAGTGGATACAGGAAGCTCAGGGAGCGTGCTGTTTTCAGGAGCTTATTCCTCTATGAATCTCCCACATGACTTGATCGAGGAGGATGGAAATCCAATTATCGGTTTCAGTGGCGAAGTTACAAAAACGATTGGAAAAGTGAAGATACCTATAACAGTGGATGACAAGTCCGTTTTAGGCAATTTCTTAGTGCTTGATTGTCAAGATCCCTACAATGCGATTGTAGGACGAGACTGGCTGCATGAGATCGGTGCAGTCACATCATCATATCATCAATGTTTGAAGTTTATTGCCCCTGAAGGAGTCGTGAAAGTTAGGAGTGACCATATGGCCTCCCACAAGTGTCACGAGAGTGTTACAGATGAGTACAAGAAGTCAGAAGTTAGCGGGAACCAAATCATGCGAGTCGATCATAAATAA